A stretch of the Nicotiana tabacum cultivar K326 chromosome 6, ASM71507v2, whole genome shotgun sequence genome encodes the following:
- the LOC107819684 gene encoding ATP-dependent DNA helicase SRS2-like protein At4g25120 — protein MSEEVNNKENVVTSGGGLTAEQKARISSKFRAAKALLARKRPLNDSSTTSLQSLNKFGKSQRTESLHRIDGDERFPLTEIRMNTPSPISEKDSKKKLSGCTSVKGSLVSELDKNINGRTKCGTPFQSIETFTFSSDRSGSVKARLSENVDSVQVETMVGLDMYKTPVRQPGFCGLSESSLSSTVLDDDFDEHILDKIDALCEQKSKGKPEMNRFNNEPIGNQHINNLDEEDNFNPVVSSDSSGHECNQESEAEISKSSEPDDLNLVSSDETLKLECALNSTGNQECEIEEPKSSKAADTQSKLEATDIRNMPEDYIKYVESLNDRQQEAACSDISIPLIIVAGPGSGKTSTMVGRVLMLLHKGIGPSNILAMTFTTAAASEMRERIGRVAGKTAAKELTISTFHSFSLQLCRTHAEKLGRTPEFLIYGHGQQRRAVIEAVRLLDDKKKEPRDELHQLNDMNSPQHFKEKSKKWLKFVTQAKAAGRTPEDYKIGNETGAAVLQNYNDILKSCNALDYHDLISCSVKLLTDFPEVFEECQEIWKAIVIDEFQDTSAMQYGLLRTLASHKRITIVGDEDQSIFGFSGADASGFDSFRKDFPLHKEVRLSKNYRSTRCIVEAASYLIQNNSKRCQSKRVLTDNPVGSKITIKECCNEDAQCSFVVDKILEITSNSTTGKSSFGDIAVLFRRQVSGKIFQEAFRNRKIQFNVHGVAFYRKKVVRAIISMLRTTLPGSDDGSFRRVLKALLPSEKEEKKKVIEHIDKVSTIRKSSFISAAQDIFSAKVSGTFKRSQLTQGRKVLLMIDMISKLVNREESISAVITSVANMIPQKYLLEQRAVHDNDGGKLLNEDHDVRSVLQYLLDDVSDFLKTHNNPIKGETECKTEGQGCANILKAFIDHISERENENFRTRRHDNKDSVTLTTIHQSKGLEWDTVFIVKANESDIPLLHEFNGITNERSNSIEEERRLLYVAMTRARKKLFILYVIMDSNWQVLQPSRFLREIPRHLQETQEELTNHLKLQEETPQSGSAEKVESLDHKITLDDPLIDPVDGMSKESIDTMELYNSKSFLKRFNAEDRAVVSHLFHQWAKKPAFQEPQRLLKKVGFVIDERLRVKKSTHKDVLRALKSSLTCEEALHYAESVLNWEKIPAEKRAYLMREKQEYFQKLRIESAMGSSEPTPKQLAYLQSLGCTMVPTSRLHASRLIEEYKSL, from the exons ATGAGTGAAGAAGTAAACAACAAGGAGAACGTGGTGACTAGTGGAGGCGGATTAACGGCGGAACAGAAAGCTCGAATTTCTTCTAAGTTCAGAGCTGCTAAGGCACTTCTTGCTCGCAAAAGGCCACTCAATGATTCCTCCACCACTTCCCTTCAATCCCTCAATAA ATTTGGGAAGTCTCAGAGAACTGAATCCTTGCATCGGATTGATGGTGATGAAAGGTTTCCTCTTACTGAGATTCGGATGAACACTCCATCACCCATCTCCGAGAAGGATTCTAAAAAAAAGCTCAGTGGTTGTACCAGTGTAAAGGGCTCACTAGTCAGTGAACTTGATAAAAACATCAATGGAAGAACCAAGTGTGGGACACCATTTCAGTCAATTGAAACTTTCACGTTTTCTAGTGACAGAAGTGGATCAGTCAAAGCTAGACTAAGTGAAAATGTAGATAGTGTTCAAGTGGAGACCATGGTTGGGTTAGATATGTATAAAACTCCAGTGAGGCAACCTGGATTTTGTGGGTTGAGTGAGTCATCTTTGTCATCTACTGTTCTAGATGATGATTTTGATGAACACATTTTGGACAAAATAGATGCTTTATGTGAGCAAAAGTCAAAAGGAAAGCCTGAAATGAACAGGTTCAACAATGAGCCAATTGGAAACCAACACATAAACAACTTGGATGAGGAGGATAACTTCAATCCCGTTGTTTCTAGTGACAGTTCAGGTCATGAATGCAATCAAGAAAGTGAAGCAGAGATATCAAAGAGCAGCGAACCTGATGATTTAAATCTTGTTAGCTCAGATGAAACACTTAAACTTGAGTGCGCTCTGAATTCAACTGGTAATCAAGAATGTGAAATAGAGGAGCCAAAGAGTTCCAAGGCTGCAGATACTCAGAGCAAGCTAGAGGCAACAGATATCAGGAACATGCCTGAGGATTATATAAAGTATGTAGAGTCCCTAAATGACAGACAGCAGGAAGCCGCTTGTAGTGACATTTCAATTCCTTTAATCATTGTCGCTGGACCAGGAAGTGGCAAG ACATCTACAATGGTTGGGCGAGTCCTGATGCTACTGCACAAG GGTATTGGTCCGTCAAACATTCTTGCTATGACTTTTACGACAGCGGCGGCTTCTGAAATGAGGGAGAGAATTGGAAGAGTTGCAGGGAAGACAGCAGCAAAAGAGCTCACAATCAGCACGTTTCACTCGTTTTCTTTGCAGCTCTGCCGCACACATGCTGAGAA GTTAGGCCGAACACCTGAGTTTCTCATATATGGACATGGGCAGCAGAGAAGAGCTGTCATTGAAGCAGTTCGCTTACTGGATGATAAGAAAAAGGAACCTCGTGACGAGCTTCACCAGCTTAATGACATGAATTCTCCTCAACATTTTAAGGAGAAATCAAAGAAATGGTTAAAATTTGTAACTCAA GCTAAGGCTGCAGGACGGACACCTGAAGACTACAAAATTGGCAATGAAACTGGA GCTGCAGTTCTTCAAAACTACAACGATATATTAAAATCATGCAATGCTTTGGATTACCATGACTTGATCAGTTGTTCTGTCAAGCTCTTGACTGATTTTCCAGAAG TTTTTGAAGAGTGCCAGGAAATATGGAAAGCAATAGTGATTGATGAGTTTCAAGACACAAGTGCCATGCAATATGGACTTTTACGTACCCTTGCATCGCATAAACGCATAACTATTGTTGGTGACGAAGATCAG TCCATTTTTGGTTTTAGTGGTGCTGATGCCTCTGGATTTGATTCATTTCGGAAAGATTTTCCTTTGCACAAAGAG GTCAGACTAAGTAAAAATTACCGGTCCACACGTTGCATTGTTGAAGCTGCATCATATCTCATACAAAATAATTCAAAAAGGTGCCAATCAAAGCGTGTTCTTACTGATAATCCTGTTGGGTCTAAG ATAACTATCAAAGAATGCTGCAATGAGGATGCACAATGTTCGTTTGTTGTTGATAAAATATTAGAAATTACTTCTAATAGCACAACTGGCAAGTCCTCTTTCGGCGACATAGCAGTTCTATTCCGGAGGCAG GTGTCAGGAAAAATCTTTCAGGAGGCATTTCGTAATAGAAAAATCCAATTCAATGTTCATGGTGTGGCCTTCTATAGGAAAAAG GTGGTCAGGGCCATCATTTCTATGCTTAGAACAACTTTGCCTGGTTCTGATGATGGTTCATTTCGAAGAGTATTGAAGGCCCTACTGCCttcagagaaagaagaaaaaaagaag GTAATTGAACACATTGATAAAGTTTCTACCATAAGGAAAAGTAGTTTCATTTCAGCAGCACAAGACATATTCAGTGCTAAAGTATCTGGGACATTCAAGAG GAGTCAACTCACCCAAGGACggaaggtgttgctcatgataGACATGATCTCGAAACTCGTCAACCGG GAAGAGTCAATTTCAGCTGTCATTACTTCAGTGGCTAACATGATACCCCAG AAGTACCTTCTTGAACAACGGGCAGTTCATGATAATGATGGAGGGAAGTTGCTTAATGAAGATCATGATGTTAGATCT GTTCTTCAATATCTACTGGATGATGTGTCTGATTTTCTAAAAACTCATAACAACCCCATAAAAGGAGAAACTGAGTGCAAAACAGAAGGACAAGGTTGCGCCAACATACTGAAAGCTTTTATCGATCATATATCTGAACGGGAGAATGAAAATTTTCGTACAAGGAGACATGATAACAAAGACTCTGTTACACTCACGACAATTCATCAG TCAAAAGGCTTAGAGTGGGATACAGTTTTCATAGTGAAG GCAAATGAATCAGATATTCCCTTGTTACACGAATTTAATGGCATCACAAATGAAAGGAGTAACTCAATTGAG GAGGAGAGACGCTTGCTATATGTGGCAATGACTCGTGCACGGAAAAAGCTTTTCATTTTGTATGTAATTATGGATTCAAATTGGCAG GTTCTTCAACCTTCACGTTTTCTGAGAGAAATTCCTCGTCATCTTCAAGAGACCCAG GAAGAGCTGACCAATCACCTAAAGCTCCAGGAGGAAACTCCTCAGAGTGGTTCAGCTGAAAAGGTGGAATCCCTTGATCATAAAATAACGCTAGATGATCCTCTCATTGATCCGGTTGACGGAATGTCCAAAGAGTCAATTGACACAATGGAGCTGTACAATTCCAAAAGCTTCCTGAAAAG ATTTAATGCGGAAGACCGAGCAGTTGTATCTCATTTGTTCCATCAATGGGCCAAAAAGCCTGCATTTCAGGAACCACAGAGGTTGCTTAAGAAG GTAGGTTTTGTCATTGATGAGCGCCTTAGAGTCAAGAAGAGCACTCACAAG GATGTTTTACGTGCCTTAAAGTCCTCATTAACTTGTGAGGAAGCTCTACATTATGCTGAATCT GTGTTGAACTGGGAGAAAATTCCTGCTGAGAAGCGTGCTTACTTGATGAGAGAGAAACAG GAGTACTTTCAGAAACTGCGGATTGAAAGTGCAATGGGTTCATCAGAACCAACTCCCAAACAG